Proteins from one Mycobacterium sp. HUMS_12744610 genomic window:
- a CDS encoding lysophospholipid acyltransferase family protein, which produces MTDAPTGVTDVDKWDRGMTERIIALTRPIVKRYFRSEVRGLDNMPPGPSLVVANHSGGMLTFDLSVFAVDYYDTYGYERPLYALAFDTVFAGPAADFFRRTGVIRATRENAARALDAGGVVLVFPGGDFDVYRPTLRENAIDFDGRTGYISTAMEAGVPIVPAVSIGGQESQFFLSRGQWLSRLLGLTKFERKFFRTNILPITFGFPFGLSVLAPVNIPLPTKIVTEVLPPIDLAAVGVAADVKRLDAHVRWVMQKGLQALAAQRHFPILG; this is translated from the coding sequence ATGACCGATGCCCCCACCGGCGTGACCGACGTCGACAAATGGGACCGCGGCATGACCGAGCGCATAATCGCGCTGACCCGACCGATCGTCAAGCGCTACTTCCGCTCCGAGGTGCGCGGCCTGGACAACATGCCGCCGGGGCCGTCGTTGGTGGTGGCCAACCATTCCGGCGGCATGCTGACCTTCGACCTGTCGGTGTTCGCGGTCGACTACTACGACACCTACGGCTACGAGCGTCCCCTCTACGCGCTCGCCTTCGACACGGTCTTCGCCGGCCCGGCCGCCGACTTCTTCCGGCGCACCGGGGTGATACGGGCGACCCGCGAGAACGCCGCCAGGGCCCTGGATGCCGGTGGCGTCGTGCTGGTCTTCCCGGGCGGGGACTTCGACGTCTACCGGCCGACCCTGCGCGAGAACGCCATCGACTTCGACGGGCGAACCGGCTACATCAGCACGGCGATGGAGGCCGGCGTGCCGATCGTTCCCGCGGTCTCCATCGGCGGGCAGGAAAGCCAGTTCTTTCTGTCGCGCGGCCAGTGGTTGTCGCGCCTGCTCGGGCTCACCAAGTTCGAACGCAAGTTCTTCCGAACGAACATCCTGCCGATCACGTTCGGCTTTCCGTTCGGTCTCAGCGTCTTGGCGCCGGTCAACATTCCGCTGCCCACCAAGATCGTCACCGAGGTGTTGCCACCGATCGACCTCGCAGCGGTCGGCGTCGCTGCTGACGTCAAAAGGCTTGACGCGCATGTGCGTTGGGTGATGCAGAAGGGCCTGCAGGCACTGGCCGCCCAGCGTCACTTTCCGATTCTGGGCTGA
- a CDS encoding cytochrome P450, producing MVTRPGITDDAIVDFDHHSDEFNLDELAVNANLRQRCPVAWNTNYGGFWYLSSYDAVSRAARDGETFAHKYEPDADDGVDYQGEMGVPRPEGQPALGIGEIDGPYHQALRHALAPFLSPGAVHKLEPFMEQKAHEFLDRRIADGRMDLVLDYASPVPAILTMKLMGLPYDNWHLYANLFHSVMALSQDSTEYAQAIAQVPALMQGVLDFAAARRGNPRDDLTSFLIAFEFDGRRLSDEQLLNILWNLIAGGVDTTTSQTALTLLHLGTHPQLRRQLIDHPELHRSATDEFLRYFSVNQTLSRTVTRDVEIGGQHLRKNDRVVLSWLSANHDAKEFDRPDEIVLDRAPNRHVAFGLGPHRCIGSHLARVVSQVMVAAVLERIPDYRVELEGVRQYLGNPSMTGLATLPVTFAPAPSQPRIGK from the coding sequence ATGGTCACACGCCCCGGCATCACCGACGACGCAATCGTCGACTTCGACCATCACTCCGACGAATTCAACCTCGACGAACTGGCTGTCAACGCCAACCTCCGACAACGATGCCCGGTCGCCTGGAACACCAACTACGGCGGCTTCTGGTACCTCAGCAGCTATGACGCCGTCAGCCGCGCCGCCCGCGATGGCGAGACCTTCGCCCACAAATACGAGCCCGACGCCGACGACGGCGTCGACTACCAGGGCGAGATGGGTGTCCCGCGCCCCGAAGGCCAACCGGCGCTGGGCATCGGCGAGATCGACGGCCCGTATCACCAGGCGCTGCGGCACGCGCTGGCCCCGTTCCTCTCCCCCGGCGCCGTGCACAAACTCGAGCCGTTCATGGAGCAGAAGGCACACGAGTTCCTCGACCGCCGCATCGCCGACGGCCGGATGGACCTCGTGCTCGACTACGCCAGCCCGGTCCCGGCCATCCTCACCATGAAGCTCATGGGCCTGCCGTACGACAACTGGCACCTCTACGCCAACCTGTTCCACTCCGTCATGGCGCTCTCGCAGGACAGCACCGAGTACGCACAGGCCATCGCGCAGGTGCCCGCCCTGATGCAGGGCGTCCTCGACTTCGCGGCCGCCCGGCGCGGCAATCCGCGAGACGACCTGACCAGCTTCCTCATCGCGTTCGAATTCGACGGCCGGCGCCTCTCCGACGAACAACTGCTCAACATCCTGTGGAACCTCATCGCCGGCGGTGTGGACACCACGACCTCCCAGACCGCGCTGACCCTGCTGCACCTGGGCACCCACCCGCAGCTGCGCCGACAACTCATCGACCACCCCGAACTGCACCGCAGCGCCACCGACGAGTTCCTGCGCTACTTCTCGGTCAACCAGACCCTGAGCCGCACCGTGACCCGCGACGTCGAAATCGGCGGTCAACACCTGCGGAAAAACGACCGCGTCGTCCTCAGCTGGCTCTCGGCCAACCACGACGCGAAGGAGTTCGACCGGCCCGACGAGATCGTGCTGGACCGCGCACCCAACCGCCACGTCGCGTTCGGGCTGGGGCCGCACCGCTGCATCGGCTCGCACCTGGCGCGCGTGGTGTCGCAGGTGATGGTCGCCGCGGTGCTCGAGCGCATTCCCGACTACCGCGTCGAACTCGAGGGCGTCCGCCAGTATCTGGGCAACCCCAGCATGACCGGGCTGGCCACGCTGCCGGTCACCTTCGCCCCGGCGCCATCTCAGCCCAGAATCGGAAAGTGA
- a CDS encoding class I SAM-dependent methyltransferase gives MYTRWARPYDLAVKLLPVWRHWLSAALPHIRGPRVLEVSFGTGWLLTRCANNFDTCGVDLNARMVAVARHNLRRAGVTAQLRQANVEALPFADGQFDTVVNTMSFSGYPDAQRAMTQMHRVLRHQGRLVLIDVGYPDDGHRLGRTVAGLWKRAGDVIRDMPAIFDSFGFDVHHEQLGGFGSVHLYVATKQRPAGLET, from the coding sequence ATGTACACGCGGTGGGCCCGCCCCTACGACCTGGCGGTCAAGCTGCTGCCGGTCTGGCGGCATTGGCTCAGCGCAGCGCTCCCGCACATCCGCGGCCCGCGTGTCCTCGAGGTTTCTTTCGGAACCGGTTGGTTGCTCACCCGCTGCGCCAACAACTTCGACACCTGCGGGGTGGACCTCAACGCGCGCATGGTCGCGGTCGCCCGGCACAATCTGCGCCGGGCGGGCGTGACGGCCCAGCTGCGTCAGGCAAACGTCGAGGCGCTGCCCTTCGCCGACGGCCAGTTCGACACCGTCGTCAACACCATGTCCTTCAGCGGCTATCCCGACGCTCAACGGGCCATGACCCAAATGCATCGCGTGCTAAGGCATCAGGGGCGGCTGGTATTGATCGACGTGGGCTATCCCGACGACGGCCACCGGCTGGGCCGCACCGTGGCCGGCTTGTGGAAGCGCGCGGGCGACGTGATCCGCGACATGCCGGCGATCTTCGACAGCTTCGGGTTCGATGTCCACCACGAGCAACTCGGTGGTTTCGGCAGCGTCCACCTCTACGTCGCGACCAAACAGCGGCCGGCCGGTCTCGAAACCTGA
- a CDS encoding VOC family protein has product MESHRTVFNHVGLCVADRERSRRFYEGLLGFEFWWEIEPPDDRTARLVGLPEPLGVHATYLVRDGFVLELIDYSRRDVHAGPERVMDQVGLTHISFSVSDLPGVLARVADFGGAVVSESVTEGSAMIRDPDGQLLELLPEGWLAVLPPRP; this is encoded by the coding sequence ATGGAAAGTCACCGAACGGTTTTCAACCATGTCGGGTTGTGTGTCGCGGATCGGGAGCGGTCGCGGCGCTTCTACGAGGGGCTGCTCGGGTTCGAGTTCTGGTGGGAGATCGAGCCGCCCGACGACCGCACCGCCCGGCTGGTGGGGCTGCCCGAGCCGCTGGGCGTGCACGCGACGTATCTGGTGCGTGACGGGTTCGTGCTCGAACTGATCGACTACTCCAGGCGCGACGTGCATGCCGGGCCCGAGCGCGTCATGGACCAGGTGGGGCTGACGCACATCTCGTTCTCGGTGTCCGACCTGCCCGGCGTGCTGGCCCGGGTCGCGGACTTCGGGGGAGCGGTGGTCTCCGAATCGGTGACCGAGGGGTCGGCGATGATCCGCGACCCCGACGGGCAGCTGCTGGAGCTGCTGCCCGAGGGGTGGCTTGCGGTGTTGCCGCCGCGGCCGTAG
- a CDS encoding type II toxin-antitoxin system Phd/YefM family antitoxin encodes MDSIGIRELRQNASVWIAKVKAGLTVQITDRGRPVARLVPITPAEQVRDQLIAHGRLIPAAAPRVPLDRADLIEGPPLSSILDEQRSDR; translated from the coding sequence ATGGACAGCATCGGGATCCGTGAATTGCGCCAGAACGCCAGCGTGTGGATCGCGAAAGTCAAGGCGGGGCTGACCGTCCAAATCACCGACCGCGGTCGGCCGGTAGCGCGGCTGGTGCCGATCACGCCCGCCGAACAGGTGCGTGACCAACTCATCGCCCACGGCCGGTTGATCCCCGCTGCCGCGCCCCGAGTCCCCCTCGACAGGGCCGATCTGATCGAGGGCCCGCCACTCTCGTCCATACTGGATGAACAACGCTCCGATCGATGA
- a CDS encoding type II toxin-antitoxin system VapC family toxin has protein sequence MIYLDTSATVKLVAAEEESAALIDWLNAHPDENLVTSAVGHIELIRAATRIGPQAVALARNVAATIDTLVLTDAIAAAAATSSPAELRTLDAIHLATAHIHRKSLTAFCAYDRRLLGAAESHGLPTVSPRGAADIS, from the coding sequence ATGATCTACCTCGATACGTCGGCTACCGTGAAACTGGTTGCGGCTGAAGAAGAGTCCGCGGCCCTGATCGATTGGCTCAACGCACACCCCGACGAAAACCTCGTCACCAGCGCCGTGGGCCACATCGAGCTGATCCGAGCGGCCACACGAATCGGGCCCCAAGCTGTAGCGCTCGCGCGAAATGTCGCCGCGACGATCGACACCCTTGTTCTGACGGACGCTATCGCGGCAGCGGCGGCCACGAGCTCGCCTGCCGAGCTGCGGACCCTGGACGCAATACACCTGGCCACGGCGCATATCCACCGAAAGTCGCTGACCGCTTTCTGCGCCTACGATCGCCGGCTGCTCGGCGCAGCCGAATCGCATGGGCTGCCAACGGTTTCCCCGCGCGGCGCCGCAGACATCAGCTAG
- a CDS encoding IS1634 family transposase, translating into MPRQQGRVHVVRVRKTHVDKQGQRRQYTSAYLRRTYRDGAAVRNETVANLSMLPPESVDAIEATLKGQTLVPAGSEFSIVRSLPHGHVAAVAAVARQLGLPALLGPAGRRRDLVLALIVSRVIRPGSKLSTLAWWPDTTLATDLGVAGASTDEIYAAMDWLAGRQGAIEKKLAAKHLAPQVNPGRMALFDLTSAWVTGRCCELAARGYSRDGKKGCEQIEYGVLTDPAGRPVAVRVFKGNTADPDAFTEIVTVIRNELGIQRLVLVGDRGMVTSARIDALRKLNDDPDTATDFGWITALRAPAIAKLAADDGPLQMSLFDTQDLAEITHPDYPGERLIACRNPALAAERARKRSDLLNATEKLLAAIADRVNRGTLRGAGKIGEVVGAAIGKYKMGKHFHRDITDTSFTYRRDQARIEAEAALDGIYVLRTSVDAEDLDPGAVVQSYKNLANVERDFRIIKTDDLDLRPIHHRLEDRVKAHVLICLLACYLIWHLRKTWAPMTFTDEHPPQRDNPVAPAQRSPHADAKATRKHDTHGNPLRSFRGLLDHLATLTRNQVRYPGANTEVPILAEPTPDQRRAFDLLNTPIPLTITA; encoded by the coding sequence ATGCCGCGTCAGCAGGGCCGGGTTCACGTAGTCAGAGTCCGGAAGACGCACGTGGACAAGCAGGGCCAGCGCCGCCAGTACACGTCGGCCTACCTGCGGCGCACTTACCGAGACGGCGCTGCGGTGCGCAACGAGACCGTGGCCAACCTGTCGATGCTGCCGCCGGAGTCCGTCGACGCGATCGAGGCGACGCTGAAGGGTCAGACGCTGGTGCCGGCGGGCAGCGAATTCAGCATCGTGCGGTCGCTGCCGCATGGGCACGTGGCCGCGGTCGCGGCGGTAGCGCGCCAGCTGGGCCTGCCCGCGCTGCTGGGCCCGGCCGGGCGCAGACGCGATCTCGTCCTGGCGCTGATCGTCTCGCGGGTGATCCGGCCCGGCTCGAAACTATCCACGCTGGCGTGGTGGCCCGACACCACGTTGGCCACCGACCTGGGGGTGGCCGGCGCATCCACCGACGAGATCTACGCCGCGATGGACTGGCTGGCCGGCCGACAGGGGGCGATCGAGAAAAAGCTCGCGGCCAAACACCTCGCCCCGCAGGTGAATCCGGGCCGGATGGCACTGTTCGATTTGACCAGCGCATGGGTGACCGGCCGGTGTTGCGAGCTGGCCGCGCGCGGCTACTCCCGCGACGGCAAGAAAGGCTGCGAGCAGATCGAGTACGGGGTGCTCACCGATCCGGCCGGGCGCCCGGTCGCGGTGCGGGTGTTCAAAGGCAACACCGCCGACCCGGATGCCTTCACTGAGATCGTCACCGTCATCCGCAACGAGCTGGGCATCCAGCGGTTGGTGTTGGTGGGCGATCGCGGCATGGTCACCTCTGCGCGCATCGACGCGCTGCGCAAGCTCAACGACGACCCCGACACCGCCACCGATTTCGGGTGGATCACCGCGCTGCGCGCCCCGGCGATCGCCAAACTGGCCGCCGACGACGGCCCGCTGCAGATGAGCCTTTTCGACACCCAGGACCTGGCCGAGATCACCCATCCCGACTACCCCGGCGAACGGCTGATCGCCTGCCGCAACCCCGCGCTGGCCGCCGAACGCGCCCGCAAACGCAGCGACCTGCTCAACGCGACCGAGAAACTACTCGCCGCGATCGCCGACCGGGTCAACCGCGGCACCCTGCGCGGGGCCGGCAAGATCGGCGAAGTGGTCGGCGCGGCCATCGGGAAGTACAAGATGGGCAAGCACTTTCACCGCGACATCACCGACACCAGCTTCACCTACCGCCGCGACCAGGCCCGCATCGAGGCCGAAGCCGCCCTCGACGGCATCTACGTGCTGCGCACCAGCGTCGACGCCGAGGACCTCGACCCCGGCGCGGTGGTGCAAAGCTACAAGAACCTCGCCAACGTCGAGCGCGACTTTCGCATCATCAAAACCGACGATCTGGACCTGCGGCCCATCCACCACCGTCTCGAGGACCGCGTCAAAGCCCACGTGCTGATCTGCCTGCTCGCCTGCTACCTCATCTGGCACCTGCGCAAAACCTGGGCGCCAATGACATTCACCGACGAGCACCCACCCCAGCGGGATAACCCGGTCGCGCCCGCACAGCGCTCACCCCACGCCGATGCCAAAGCCACCCGCAAGCACGACACCCACGGCAACCCGCTGCGCAGCTTCCGTGGACTGCTCGACCACCTGGCCACATTGACCCGCAACCAGGTCCGCTACCCCGGCGCTAACACCGAAGTCCCCATACTGGCCGAACCCACCCCCGACCAACGCCGCGCCTTCGACCTGCTCAACACCCCGATCCCGCTCACCATCACCGCGTAG
- the ilvA gene encoding threonine ammonia-lyase, with the protein MRQNNPVIPLLTCDQLDAAADRLRPVLRPSPVIASRVLSEHTGQPTWLKCENLQHTGSFKARGAYHRIAGLSAAERARGVVAASAGNHAQGVAWAATELGIASTVFMPVTVALPKLLATKGYGAQVHLVGDTVDEALAAALDYALRHDAVFIHPFDHADVIAGQATVGLEILHQIPDVATIVVPTGGGGLLAGIATAAHHLAPHVRVVGVQAANAAAWPASLAAGHPVRLESMSTIADGIAVAMPGAVTFAHVAAFADSVRTVTEDALSHALLLCMERAKLVVEPAGAAAVAALMTLAPELALSGPVCAVLSGGNIDPLVSTHVITHGLRAAGRYLSVTVTIPDRPGALGRLLDVVGASGASVLDVVHSRTARRLALDEVEVRLTVETRGPEHRDEVLAALTGAKFVVSVEDNQRR; encoded by the coding sequence GTGAGACAAAACAACCCGGTCATACCACTGCTGACGTGCGACCAGCTAGACGCCGCGGCCGACCGGCTCCGGCCGGTGCTGCGACCAAGCCCCGTCATCGCGTCGCGGGTGCTCTCGGAGCACACCGGCCAACCCACCTGGCTCAAATGCGAAAACCTGCAACACACCGGCTCGTTCAAGGCCCGCGGCGCCTACCACCGGATCGCCGGCCTGAGCGCCGCGGAACGCGCCCGCGGCGTGGTCGCAGCCAGCGCCGGCAACCACGCGCAGGGCGTCGCGTGGGCCGCGACCGAACTGGGAATCGCCTCGACGGTGTTCATGCCGGTCACCGTCGCGCTGCCGAAACTGTTGGCCACCAAGGGTTATGGCGCCCAGGTCCACCTGGTCGGCGACACCGTCGACGAGGCGCTGGCCGCGGCGCTCGACTACGCGCTGCGGCATGACGCGGTGTTCATCCACCCGTTCGACCACGCCGACGTCATCGCCGGCCAGGCCACCGTCGGGCTGGAGATCCTGCACCAGATCCCCGACGTCGCAACCATTGTGGTGCCGACCGGCGGCGGCGGACTGCTCGCCGGCATCGCCACGGCCGCACATCATCTGGCGCCGCACGTCCGGGTGGTCGGCGTGCAGGCCGCCAACGCGGCGGCCTGGCCGGCCTCGCTGGCCGCCGGGCACCCGGTGCGCCTGGAGTCGATGTCGACGATCGCCGACGGCATCGCCGTCGCGATGCCCGGGGCCGTCACGTTCGCCCACGTCGCCGCGTTCGCCGACTCGGTGCGCACCGTCACCGAAGACGCCCTGTCGCATGCGCTGCTGTTGTGCATGGAGCGCGCAAAACTCGTCGTCGAACCGGCCGGGGCGGCGGCGGTGGCGGCGCTGATGACCCTGGCGCCCGAACTCGCCCTGTCCGGCCCGGTGTGTGCGGTCCTGTCCGGCGGTAACATCGACCCCCTGGTGTCGACCCACGTGATCACCCACGGCCTGCGCGCCGCCGGGCGCTACCTCTCGGTGACCGTCACCATCCCGGATCGACCCGGCGCGCTCGGCCGCCTGCTCGACGTGGTCGGCGCGAGCGGCGCCAGCGTGCTCGACGTGGTGCACTCCCGCACGGCACGCCGGCTCGCCCTGGACGAGGTCGAGGTGCGGCTCACCGTCGAGACCCGCGGCCCCGAGCACCGCGACGAGGTCCTGGCCGCCCTGACCGGGGCGAAATTCGTCGTCTCCGTCGAGGACAACCAGCGACGGTGA
- a CDS encoding alpha/beta fold hydrolase translates to MKLSNPLRHPFRVGPVEKPRAEGRFHLSDGRRLGFAEYGDPRGEVVLWCHGTPGGRRQLSLPGRRAAERLGLRVVVVERPGSGLSDPHAYAAVADWAADTAEVADALGAQRLGVVGLSGGGPFALACGAVSPPAARVAAVAVLGGMVPSVGPEAGAGPVDGLARRAAPLLSTLRRPLAALTFGLLAPLIPAAHYGLRAYSVFQPAGDQRVFADPAMEAVFVEDFVLSLRGGCQATIDDLRLFGRDWGFRLADVKAPVRWWHGDADPLVPLAAARSAVSHLPDADLVVCPGESHLGGFAEAGAVLGFLREAL, encoded by the coding sequence ATGAAACTGAGCAATCCCCTGCGGCACCCCTTCCGCGTCGGACCCGTCGAAAAGCCCCGCGCCGAAGGGCGTTTCCACCTGTCCGACGGCCGTCGCCTGGGCTTCGCCGAATACGGCGACCCCCGCGGCGAGGTGGTGCTGTGGTGCCACGGCACCCCGGGTGGCAGACGCCAGCTCTCGCTACCCGGCCGGCGCGCCGCCGAACGACTCGGCCTGCGCGTGGTCGTCGTGGAGCGGCCGGGTTCGGGCCTGTCGGACCCGCACGCGTACGCCGCGGTGGCCGATTGGGCCGCCGACACGGCCGAGGTGGCCGACGCCCTCGGCGCCCAACGGCTGGGCGTCGTCGGGCTCTCCGGCGGCGGCCCCTTCGCCCTGGCCTGCGGCGCGGTGTCGCCGCCGGCCGCCCGCGTGGCCGCCGTGGCGGTGCTGGGCGGCATGGTCCCGTCGGTCGGGCCCGAGGCCGGCGCCGGCCCCGTCGACGGCCTCGCCCGCCGCGCGGCACCGCTGCTGTCGACGCTGCGCCGGCCGTTGGCGGCGCTCACGTTCGGGCTGCTCGCACCCCTGATTCCCGCCGCGCATTACGGCCTGCGCGCGTACTCGGTGTTTCAGCCCGCCGGCGACCAGCGGGTGTTCGCCGACCCCGCCATGGAGGCCGTGTTCGTCGAGGACTTCGTGCTCTCCCTCAGGGGCGGCTGCCAGGCGACCATCGACGACCTGCGCCTGTTCGGGCGCGACTGGGGTTTCCGGTTGGCCGACGTCAAGGCCCCGGTGCGGTGGTGGCACGGCGACGCCGACCCGCTGGTGCCCCTCGCCGCGGCCCGGTCGGCGGTCTCGCACCTGCCCGACGCCGACCTCGTCGTGTGTCCGGGCGAGAGCCACCTCGGCGGGTTCGCCGAGGCCGGGGCGGTCCTGGGATTCCTTCGGGAAGCGCTGTGA